The Opitutus sp. ER46 sequence ACCAGACGGTGGCGCGATACCTCTCCGAGCGAAAGACGCTGCGGCTCGTGTTCGTGCTCCTGGATTCGCGGCTGCCACTCCAGCCGGTTGACCGGGAGTTCATCCAATGGCTCGAAGGCGTGGGGACACCGTTCGCGCTCGTCTTCACCAAGATGGACAAACACTCGCCGACGCAGGGACGCGTCGGCGTCGAGAAAATCAAGGCGGCCATCGGCGAGTGGCGCTCGGAGCTGCCGCCGGTCTTCCTCACGTCGGCCGAGACCGGCGCCGGACGCTCTGAGCTGCACGCGGCGATTGACGCCCACCTGAGGTGACGCGGTCGCCCCGGCCGGTTTTTTCCTTTCCTCTCATTCTCCCATGACGATCGACCCCTCCGACCTTCTTGAGCGCTTCCTGCGCTATGTGCAGATCGAGACCCGCAGCGACGCGCACTCGCCGTCCACGCCCAGTACCCCCGGCCAGTGGGATCTCCTCCGGCTCCTGAGCGAGGAACTCGCCGCCCTCGGCGCGAAGGACGTGGTCGTGACCGAGTTTGGGTACGTGTTGGCGACGATTC is a genomic window containing:
- the yihA gene encoding ribosome biogenesis GTP-binding protein YihA/YsxC, translating into MKITSAAFELSAPSLDKCPTRPLPEFALIGRSNVGKSSLINSLTQRRELARTSNTPGKTQLLNFYVINNAWRLVDLPGYGYAKVSRDQRADFNQTVARYLSERKTLRLVFVLLDSRLPLQPVDREFIQWLEGVGTPFALVFTKMDKHSPTQGRVGVEKIKAAIGEWRSELPPVFLTSAETGAGRSELHAAIDAHLR